The Mucilaginibacter rubeus genomic interval TAATCTAAAAGTTAAAATTATTCTTAAAAGTTGGGAATCTCTTTTCTCGCCAAACCAACATATCCTATCAATTTCGTCAAGATTAAATTTGGCGCACTGGCATAGAAGTTGCATTACATGGGCACCTGTCAATAGTTAGTAAACTGATTAACAACTAATTATTACTGGCACCTAAGCTTATTTTGATTAGTTTTTTAACTTTTTACAGCTAAAAATTATGCAAAAACATCACGGTCAGATTGTAGAGATACTCGTTAGAAAAAAAGGATTCAGTATTACCGAACTTGCACAGCATTCGGATGTAAGCCGAAGTGTAGTATATCAGTGGTTTAACAGAAAAGAATTAAACGCGGATATTATACACCGGATTGGAAGAATTGTAGACCACGACTTTTCAAAGGAATTCCCTGAATATTTCCAGAAAAAAAATACTGATATATACGATTCAAGGAACGGCGAAATGCGCCCTAATCAAAACAGGGTAAATATATGGAAAGATAAATACATTGTTTTACTTGAGCAGTACATCCAATTGTTGTCTACCGAGTAAGTTCGATTAATTATTTGCCGCATTTAAATGTGTATCAAGCATTTAAATGCGTGTTAATATTTTACAGTTTTATAAAAACCTAAGTCCGCGTTCCTACTATCGTCCAGGGACTGGGAAATATCCCATATATGCCCTCACCCTGTTAAAATCACCAATACCGTACCGAAATATCCTGGTAGATATTTACGGTAACGGCAATTGGCGTCCTCATGAACACATACTATCAAAACACTTGACGACCCTGTAAAGAACCTGAAAAGCGAATAAGATATCGATTAATAAACAACAGGCGCAGGCTGGTTGGATTTAAGATTAATGACAGTCCGGTTAGTCGATGGGAATAAAACAACAAGCAATATAACAGCCAGCAGCACCCAGCTGATGAGCTGATAATAATCAACAGCAAAACGCAGCTGGGCTTGCGCGCTTATATTTCTACCCAGCAAACCGTTGGCAATTTTCGCAGCCTGATCTGCGGCTACTCCCTTACCGGTCAAGGCTTGTTTGTACATCGCTAATTTTTGAACCGCAAGCGGGTTTAACTGACTTAACTGCTCCTGGAAACGGTTTGCGTGATCATTTTGCCTGTACAACTGAAAATAATTAATAAGCGCTATGCTACTGCTAAACCCGGTAAAACGCATAAAGATCCCCACTGCCGAACCCGTTGTACCATATTTAGCCGGAGATGATGATATCACAAACAAGATAACCGGAGTCATCAACATACCAGCACCCAAGCCCTGTAATATTACCGGTATAATCAGGTCTTCGGTATTAACTTGGGCCGAAAACACAAAGCACATATACACATGAAAAGCCAGCAGAAAAGTAAAACCCAAAATGAGGATCTGCCGCAGAGGCTTCTTCATCAGTAAAAACCTTGACGAGATAGTAACACTGATAATGATAGCTGCAAGGTTATAAATAAGCAAATAACCAACATGTATGGGGTCCATACCCATAGTGCTGCTCATGAAAGATGTGGTGATCCCGAATGAGCCGCGGCAGATATAAAACACAAAGAGCAGCAATGCGGCTAATACAAATTTCCGGTACTTAAAAGCCTGAATATGGAAATACGGCCTTTTTGAACTAAGCTGCCTCAGCACAAAAACAGAAAACAATACCGCAATAGCTATCACACTGTAAAGGATACGGCTATCATCAAACCAATCATATTGCTGGCCATAAACCATAACATAGCCAACAAGACAAAGCCCCGCCGAGTAGATCACAAAGCTTGCCCAATCCAATTGATACAAAGGCAACTTCCTATCGAGGCGCACATTATTCATAATGATACACATCAACGCTGCACCCGGCAAAAAAGAGTAGATAGCGCATTTATATATCACATTGAAATTAAAATTATCAATAATAGATGCCGTAAATAAGGTTGACAAAGGCGATACACAAAGCAGAATACAATAAACAACTGAATAGCCTATCTCTTTTGAACGTTCGGTATGCAAACGCGTAAACATCAGCGTAAGCGTAATGCTGAGACTTGTACAGGTTAATAAACCCTGAATGTACCTAAAAATCAAGAGCACAAAAAAATCGCGCACATGATAACAGATATAACAGGTAGTAACCAGTAACAATACACTGATGAGCAGGTACATTTTACTGGCGATATTTTTAAAAAAGCGCTTTTCCAACACCACGAAGCTTGCGGTTGCGGCATACAGGATAATCATTGAAAACTGCGCGTCATTGGGGCTTATACCATAATAGCCAGCAGCCGCGCTAACGTTGCTAATCGATAGCGAAAACAATATAATGCCGGGCAGTACCACTAACAGCAGGGTGATACGTATAAGCCACTCAGGTACCCAGGGTTTAAAAACCGGAATTTGATTGCTCATGGCTGTTAATTTTTAGGTACAGTTACACTGGCATTCATACCCGCGCTTAAGAAATCAGCAGCCTTATTATCTATTTTAATTTTCACGGGGATACGCTGTGCTATTTTCACAAAGTTTCCGGTAGAGTTGTCCGGCGGCA includes:
- a CDS encoding helix-turn-helix domain-containing protein; protein product: MQKHHGQIVEILVRKKGFSITELAQHSDVSRSVVYQWFNRKELNADIIHRIGRIVDHDFSKEFPEYFQKKNTDIYDSRNGEMRPNQNRVNIWKDKYIVLLEQYIQLLSTE
- a CDS encoding MFS transporter is translated as MSNQIPVFKPWVPEWLIRITLLLVVLPGIILFSLSISNVSAAAGYYGISPNDAQFSMIILYAATASFVVLEKRFFKNIASKMYLLISVLLLVTTCYICYHVRDFFVLLIFRYIQGLLTCTSLSITLTLMFTRLHTERSKEIGYSVVYCILLCVSPLSTLFTASIIDNFNFNVIYKCAIYSFLPGAALMCIIMNNVRLDRKLPLYQLDWASFVIYSAGLCLVGYVMVYGQQYDWFDDSRILYSVIAIAVLFSVFVLRQLSSKRPYFHIQAFKYRKFVLAALLLFVFYICRGSFGITTSFMSSTMGMDPIHVGYLLIYNLAAIIISVTISSRFLLMKKPLRQILILGFTFLLAFHVYMCFVFSAQVNTEDLIIPVILQGLGAGMLMTPVILFVISSSPAKYGTTGSAVGIFMRFTGFSSSIALINYFQLYRQNDHANRFQEQLSQLNPLAVQKLAMYKQALTGKGVAADQAAKIANGLLGRNISAQAQLRFAVDYYQLISWVLLAVILLVVLFPSTNRTVINLKSNQPAPVVY